A single window of Mangifera indica cultivar Alphonso chromosome 18, CATAS_Mindica_2.1, whole genome shotgun sequence DNA harbors:
- the LOC123202465 gene encoding transcription factor GTE3, chloroplastic-like, with translation MASGPLLGDAGEKQKKKLYNRKNQNVSDNPNNVPQYYQQHKRQKSSQQHLATTIDDNSSQPQTIPAVSEDSSSHNLEQPGVALNNREPSNAIGVPGYVKFDNFVRINLNLRNRDEVRALKRKLSSELDQVLSLVKRLETTQSQLSKHVNRNSMRKSSEMGSVEPANPRSFRGSTVSVSENENNPGVNGEMVDKMKKTPQVNQNKKKSDALVVREKSTSMEIKKKSDAPVRREKSTPMESKKFKSCETGGGLVLDKGLSRLFKNCSNLLEKLMKHKFGWVFNKPVDVKGLGLHDYYTIVKHPMDLGTVKVRLSKKLYKSPKEFAEDVRLTFNNAILYNPKGQDVHIMAEQLLMIFEEKWTKIEAEYNFSGSSEMGNESGLPTSTSRTTPVPGAPVRTPAPAPATPVHFPVPAPSTPVHIPVPALSPQPTEARNLERLELMTMHVDPKTKIADHQAKTPVLKKLKAKDPELRDMTYEEKQRLSLNLQDLPSDKLDNVVQIIKKRNPVLSQQDDEIEVDIDSFDPETLWELDRFVNNFKKSLSENKRKAEFALQETAESDHDILDTNIERVISESAKGTEAVEKIVSTSLPVQGEKQCDNVSESSSSSGASSESRSSSSDSGSSSSSGHESEADN, from the exons ATGGCTTCAGGTCCATTACTTGGTGATGCTGGagagaagcagaagaagaaattgtATAACAGAAAGAACCAAAACGTTTCCGATAATCCCAACAATGTCCCTCAATACTATCAACAACACAAGCGCCAGAAATCTTCACAACAACACCTAGCCACCACTATTGATGACAACTCCTCGCAGCCTCAGACTATTCCTGCAGTATCAGAAGATTCCTCAAGCCACAACCTTGAGCAACCGGGTGTTGCCCTAAATAACCGTGAACCCAGCAATGCTATTGGAGTACCAGGTTATGTTAAGTTTGATAACTTTGTAcggattaatttaaatttaagaaataggGATGAGGTTAGAGCACTTAAAAGAAAGCTTTCAAGCGAACTTGATCAAGTGTTGAGTCTGGTTAAGAGGCTTGAAACTACACAGAGCCAGTTAAGTAAACATGTAAATAGAAATTCAATGAGAAAGAGTTCTGAGATGGGTTCTGTAGAACCTGCAAATCCACGGTCTTTCCGGGGATCAACTGTATCTGTGAGTGAGAATGAGAATAATCCTGGAGTTAATGGTGAAATGGTAGACAAAATGAAAAAGACACCACAAGTTAATCAGAATAAGAAAAAGTCTGACGCCCTTGTGGTAAGGGAAAAGTCAACCTCAATGGAGATTAAGAAGAAGTCTGATGCTCCTGTGAGAAGGGAAAAGTCAACCCCAATGGAGAGTAAGAAGTTCAAATCCTGTGAAACAGGGGGTGGGCTTGTGTTAGATAAGGGTTTGAGTAGATTGTTTAAGAATTGTAGTAATTTGTTAGAGAAGTTAATGAAGCATAAGTTCGGTTGGGTGTTCAATAAGCCGGTGGATGTGAAGGGGCTTGGATTACATGATTATTATACGATAGTTAAGCATCCAATGGATTTGGGCACAGTGAAGGTTAGGTTGAGTAAAAAGTTGTACAAATCACCTAAAGAGTTTGCTGAGGATGTGAGGCTTACATTTAACAATGCCATCTTGTATAATCCAAAGGGTCAGGATGTGCATATAATGGCTGAGCAATTGTTAATGATATTTGAAGAGAAGTGGACAAAAATAGAGGCCGAGTATAATTTTAGTGGGAGTTCAGAAATGGGGAATGAGTCTGGTTTGCCAACATCCACTTCAAGGACGACTCCAGTTCCTGGTGCACCAGTACGTACACCAGCTCCTGCTCCTGCTACACCAGTTCATTTTCCAGTTCCTGCTCCTTCTACACCAGTTCATATTCCTGTTCCTGCTCTGTCTCCTCAGCCTACAGAAGCAAGGAATTTGGAAAGACTGGAGTTGATGACAATGCATGTGGATCCAAAGACCAAAATTGCGGATCATCAAGCTAAGACACCAGTTCTAAAGAAGCTTAAGGCTAAGGATCCTGAGCTGAGGGATATGACTTATGAGGAGAAGCAGAGACTAAGTTTGAACCTTCAGGATTTGCCTTCAGATAAACTGGACAACGTTGTCCAGATAATTAAGAAGAGGAATCCTGTGCTTTCTCAACAAGATGATGAGATTGAGGTGGACATTGACAGTTTTGATCCTGAAACACTTTGGGAACTTGATAGATTTGTGAATAATTTCAAGAAGAGTTTGAGTGAGAACAAGAGGAAAGCTGAATTTGCCCTTCAGGAAACTGCAGAATCTGACCATGATATTCTGGATACT AATATTGAACGAGTCATTTCAGAGTCAGCAAAGGGAACTGAAGCAG TCGAAAAGATTGTTTCCACATCTTTACCTGTTCAAGGAGAAAAGCAGTGTGATAATGTGAGTGAATCAAGTAGTTCAAGTGGCGCTAGCAGTGAATCTCGATCATCCTCAAGTG ACTCTGGCAGTAGTAGTTCGTCTGGACATGAATCAGAAGCAGATAATTAA
- the LOC123202175 gene encoding malate dehydrogenase, mitochondrial-like, with the protein MSSPLFRSVKTLAAKSAAVRGFCSESLPERKVAILGAAGGIGQPLALLMKLNPRVSRLSLYDIANTPGVAADVSHINTRSEVAGYVGDDQLGQALEGSDVVIIPAGVPRKPGMTRDDLFNINAGIVKSLCTAIAKYCPHAIVNMISNPVNSTVPIAAEVFKKARTYDEKKLFGVTTLDVVRAKTFYAGKANVNIAEVNVPVVGGHAGVTILPLFSQATPKANLPDEDIKALTKRTQDGGTEVVEAKAGKGSATLSMAYAGALFADACLKGLNGVPDVVECSFVQSTVTELPFFASKVRLGQNGVEEVLGLGPLSDYEKEGLEKMKPELKSSIEKGIKFANSN; encoded by the exons ATGAGCTCTCCCCTTTTCCGATCCGTCAAAACCCTTGCGGCGAAGTCCGCCGCCGTCCGTGGCTTCTGCTCTGAATCCTTACCGGAGCGCAAGGTCGCCATTCTCGGCGCTGCCGGTGGGATCGGCCAACCCCTTGCTCTTCTCATGAAGCTCAACCCTCGTGTCTCAAGGCTCTCTCTCTATGATATCGCTAACACCCCCGGCGTTGCTGCTGATGTTAGCCACATCAATACCAGATCTGAG GTTGCTGGTTATGTTGGTGATGATCAGCTTGGACAAGCTTTAGAGGGATCAGATGTTGTCATCATTCCTGCTGGTGTGCCCAGGAAGCCTGGTATGACACGTGATGATCTTTTTAACATTAATGCTGGAATAGTCAAGTCCCTGTGCACCGCAATAGCCAAGTACTGTCCTCAT GCAATTGTTAACATGATCAGCAACCCTGTGAACTCAACTGTCCCTATAGCAGCTGAGGTTTTTAAGAAAGCACGGACATATGATGAGAAGAAATTGTTTGGTGTGACAACTCTTGACGTAGTTAGAGCTAAGACTTTCTATGCCGGAAAGGCTAATGTAAACATTGCAG AGGTTAATGTCCCAGTTGTTGGTGGTCATGCTGGTGTAACTATTCTCCCACTATTTTCTCAG GCCACACCAAAAGCAAATTTGCCGGATGAAGATATTAAGGCCCTTACAAAGAGAACACAAGATGGAGGAACTGAAGTTGTGGAAGCCAAGGCTGGAAAGGGTTCTGCAACATTGTCAATGGC TTATGCAGGAGCCCTATTTGCTGATGCTTGCCTGAAGGGACTTAATGGCGTTCCAGATGTAGTGGAATGCTCATTCGTGCAATCAACTGTCACTGAGCTCCCCTTCTTTGCTTCTAAG GTGAGGCTTGGTCAGAATGGTGTGGAAGAAGTTCTGGGATTGGGTCCACTTTCTGACTATGAAAAGGAGGGTTTGGAGAAAATGAAGCCCGAACTCAAATCATCTATTGAGAAGGGAATAAAGTTTGCCAATAGCAACTGA